In Piliocolobus tephrosceles isolate RC106 chromosome 12, ASM277652v3, whole genome shotgun sequence, one DNA window encodes the following:
- the CNGA2 gene encoding cyclic nucleotide-gated olfactory channel, with product MTEKANGVKSSPANNHNHHAPSAIKANGKDDHRTSSRPHSAADNDTSSELQRLADVDAPQRGRGGFRRIVRLVGIIREWANKNFREEEPRPDSFLERFRGPELHTVTTQQGDGKGDKDGKDKGTKKKFELFVLDPAGDWYYCWLFVIAMPVLYNWCLLVARACFSDLQKDYYLVWLVLDYVSDVVYIADIFIRLSTGFLEQGLLVKDTKKLRDNYIHTLQFKLDVASIIPTDLIYFAVGIHSPEVRFNRLLHFARMFEFFDRTETRTSYPNIFRISNLVLYILVIIHWNACIYYAISKSIGFGVDTWVYPNITDPEYGYLAREYIYCLYWSTLTLTTIGETPPPVKDEEYLFVIFDFLIGVLIFATIVGNVGSMISNMNATRAEFQAKIDAVKHYMQFRKVSKEMEAKVIRWFDYLWTNKKTVDEREVLKNLPAKLRAEIAINVHLSTLKKVRIFHDCEAGLLVELVLKLRPQVFSPGDYICRKGDIGKEMYIIKEGKLAVVADDGVTQYALLSAGSCFGEISILNIKGSKMGNRRTANIRSLGYSDLFCLSKDDLMEAVTEYPDAKKVLEERGREILMKEGLLDENEVATSMEVDVQEKLGQLETNMETLYTRFGRLLAEYTGAQQKLKQRITILETKMKQNNEDDYLSDGMSSPELAAADKP from the exons ATGACTGAAAAAGCCAATGGCGTGAAGAGCTCCCCAGCCAATAATCACAACCATCATGCACCCTCTGCCATCAAGGCCAATGGCAAAGATGACCACAGGACAAGCAGCAG GCCACACTCTGCAGCTGACAATGACACCTCCTCAGAACTGCAGAGGCTGGCAGACGTGGATGCCCCACAGCGGGGAAGGGGTGGCTTCCGCAG GATAGTTCGCCTGGTGGGGATCATCAGAGAGTGGGCCAACAAGAATTTCCGAGAGGAGGAACCTAGGCCTGACTCATTCCTCGAACGTTTTCGTGGGCCTGAACTCCACACTGTGACCACACAGCAGGGGGATGGCAAAGGCGACAAGGATGGCAAGGACAAAGGCACCAA GAAgaaatttgaattatttgtcttGGACCCAGCTGGGGATTGGTACTACTGCTGGCTGTTTGTCATTGCCATGCCTGTCCTTTACAACTGGTGCCTGCTGGTGGCCAG AGCTTGCTTCAGTGACCTACAGAAAGACTACTACCTGGTGTGGCTGGTGCTGGACTATGTCTCAGATGTGGTCTACATTGCAGACATCTTCATCAGATTGAGCACAG GTTTCCTGGAGCAGGGGCTGCTGGTCAAAGATACCAAGAAACTGCGAGACAACTACATCCACACCCTGCAGTTCAAGCTGGATGTGGCTTCCATCATCCCCACTGACCTGATCTATTTTGCTGTGGGTATCCACAGCCCTGAGGTGCGCTTCAACCGCCTGCTGCACTTTGCCCGCATGTTTGAGTTCTTTGACCGGACAGAGACACGCACCAGCTACCCTAACATCTTCCGCATCAGCAACCTTGTCCTCTACATCTTGGTCATCATCCACTGGAATGCCTGCATCTACTATGCCATCTCTAAATCCATAGGCTTTGGGGTTGACACCTGGGTTTACCCGAACATCACTGACCCTGAGTATGGCTACCTGGCTAGGGAATACATCTATTGCCTTTACTGGTCCACACTGACCCTCACTACCATTGGGGAGACACCACCCCCTGTAAAGGATGAGGAGTACCTATTTGTCATCTTTGACTTCCTGATTGGCGTCCTCATCTTTGCCACCATTGTGGGAAATGTGGGCTCCATGATCTCCAACATGAATGCCACCCGGGCAGAGTTCCAGGCTAAGATCGATGCTGTGAAACACTACATGCAGTTCCGAAAGGTCAGCAAGGAGATGGAAGCCAAAGTCATTAGGTGGTTTGACTACTTGTGGACCAATAAGAAGACAGTGGATGAGCGAGAAGTTCTCAAGAATCTGCCAGCCAAGCTCAGGGCTGAGATAGCCATCAATGTCCACTTGTCCACACTCAAGAAAGTGCGCAtcttccatgattgtgaggctggCCTGCTGGTAGAGCTGGTACTGAAACTCCGTCCTCAGGTCTTCAGTCCTGGGGATTACATTTGTCGCAAAGGGGACATCGGCAAGGAGATGTACATCATTAAGGAGGGCAAGCTGGCAGTGGTGGCTGATGATGGGGTGACTCAGTATGCCCTGCTCTCGGCTGGAAGCTGCTTTGGTGAGATCAGTATCCTTAACATTAAGGGAAGTAAAATGGGCAATCGACGCACGGCTAATATCCGCAGCCTGGGCTACTCAGACCTCTTCTGCTTGTCCAAGGATGATCTTATGGAAGCAGTGACTGAATACCCTGATGCCAAGAAAGTCCTAGAAGAGAGGGGTCGGGAGATCCTCATGAAGGAGGGGCTGCTGGATGAGAATGAAGTGGCAACCAGCATGGAGGTGGACGTGCAGGAGAAGCTAGGGCAGCTGGAGACCAACATGGAAACCTTATACACTCGCTTTGGCCGCCTGCTGGCTGAGTACACAGGGGCCCAGCAGAAGCTCAAGCAGCGCATCACGATTCTGGAAACCAAGATGAAACAGAACAATGAAGATGACTACCTGTCTGATGGGATGAGCAGCCCCGAGCTGGCTGCTGCTGACAAGCCATAA